The following proteins are co-located in the Desulfoscipio sp. XC116 genome:
- a CDS encoding GreA/GreB family elongation factor, whose amino-acid sequence MQGKVELTKDAYEKLIKGLVRIEEEKDNLLNEFFPKEIKERNEVVQILEEYILHVNQLAKNIKVVEKANNDLPFVLIGSEVDLQDLDEQEATKLRIVLPFENLGGDDASCLSPIGMSLLLKKVGEEVAIKTPGGVLRYRVNSVSLPFL is encoded by the coding sequence GTGCAGGGTAAAGTTGAATTGACAAAGGATGCCTATGAAAAATTAATAAAGGGGCTTGTCCGGATTGAAGAAGAAAAAGATAATTTGCTTAATGAATTTTTCCCCAAGGAAATTAAGGAAAGGAACGAAGTTGTACAAATACTGGAAGAATATATTTTGCATGTCAATCAACTTGCTAAGAATATAAAAGTAGTTGAAAAGGCTAATAATGATCTTCCTTTTGTATTAATCGGCAGCGAAGTTGATTTACAGGACTTGGATGAACAAGAAGCAACAAAGCTAAGAATAGTGTTGCCTTTCGAGAATCTTGGCGGTGATGATGCTTCATGTCTGTCACCTATTGGCATGTCTTTGTTGCTTAAAAAGGTCGGTGAGGAGGTAGCCATAAAAACACCGGGCGGTGTTTTACGCTACCGGGTTAATTCGGTTTCTTTGCCATTTTTATAG
- a CDS encoding M48 family metallopeptidase — protein sequence MQLKLNGIWLMLIMLTGVFSLLFLWFTLFPGRVNPEIGQYFSARQISQGRDYVQGMRLVFIGGFITQTVFLLWLVFGGRAVALSRWIQQFTGGGLVSYVLFFLVLWLLLRLINLPFDLFGSYYWQHHWRFSTQPLGNWWLDYFKSAGLEVVLSAVGVALLFWIMGRWSNAWWLVGAIFLSLWLVVQSYLWPVLVSPLFNRFEPTKDPAVLAMVDELSQKAQLPVDRVLVMDASQRTTKANAYFTGLGGTRRIVLYDNLLADYPADEVRAVVAHEMAHWRQGHIAKGLGMGVLGNFIIWGLLFMTLKTTIPTISAIPRYGQYPPYTWAVIVLFLTLISFTANPLMNHFSRNMEFEADRVAVRLTGDAPAAERLQVRLAAKNLSDVAPPAFIEWFSYSHPPAPARIRAIQQAAE from the coding sequence TTGCAGCTAAAATTAAACGGCATCTGGTTGATGCTGATTATGTTGACCGGCGTATTCAGCTTGCTTTTTCTGTGGTTTACACTGTTTCCGGGCCGGGTCAACCCGGAAATCGGTCAATATTTCAGTGCCCGGCAGATAAGCCAGGGACGTGACTACGTGCAGGGAATGCGGTTAGTGTTCATTGGCGGGTTTATCACTCAAACAGTTTTTTTACTGTGGCTGGTGTTCGGCGGTCGGGCTGTAGCCCTTTCCCGGTGGATTCAGCAGTTCACCGGAGGCGGGCTGGTGAGCTATGTATTGTTTTTTTTAGTGCTGTGGCTGCTGCTGCGATTGATTAACCTGCCCTTTGACCTGTTTGGCAGCTACTATTGGCAGCATCACTGGCGATTTTCCACTCAGCCGTTGGGAAACTGGTGGCTGGACTATTTCAAGTCGGCCGGTTTGGAAGTGGTGTTATCCGCTGTGGGGGTGGCCCTGCTGTTTTGGATTATGGGGCGCTGGTCCAATGCCTGGTGGCTGGTGGGCGCGATCTTTTTATCATTGTGGCTGGTGGTGCAAAGCTATCTCTGGCCGGTACTTGTCTCCCCATTGTTTAACCGCTTCGAGCCAACTAAAGACCCGGCGGTTCTGGCTATGGTGGATGAGCTTTCCCAAAAAGCGCAGCTGCCGGTGGACCGGGTGCTGGTGATGGACGCCAGCCAGCGTACTACTAAGGCCAACGCTTATTTTACCGGTCTGGGCGGCACCAGGCGTATTGTGTTGTATGACAACCTGCTCGCCGATTACCCTGCCGATGAAGTTAGGGCGGTGGTGGCCCACGAAATGGCCCACTGGCGTCAGGGACATATTGCTAAAGGATTGGGCATGGGCGTATTGGGTAATTTTATCATCTGGGGTTTGTTGTTTATGACGCTGAAGACTACTATACCTACTATATCCGCCATACCGCGTTACGGGCAGTATCCACCCTATACCTGGGCGGTCATTGTATTATTTCTAACGCTGATTTCCTTTACCGCTAATCCGCTGATGAACCATTTCTCCCGGAACATGGAATTCGAGGCCGACCGGGTGGCGGTGCGGCTGACAGGAGATGCTCCGGCCGCGGAACGGCTGCAGGTGCGTCTGGCTGCCAAAAACTTATCCGATGTGGCCCCGCCGGCTTTTATTGAATGGTTCAGCTACAGCCACCCGCCGGCTCCGGCCAGAATAAGGGCCATTCAACAGGCCGCCGAATAG